A portion of the Aquicoccus sp. G2-2 genome contains these proteins:
- a CDS encoding hydantoinase B/oxoprolinase family protein, which translates to MTELSQVGLQVMWNRLISIVEEQAQALVRTAFSTSVREAGDLSAGVYNARGEMLAQAVTGTPGHVNAMADAVPHFIRRIGRQNMFEGDVYITNDPWEGTGHLHDFTVVTPSFHEGQLIGFFACTAHVTDVGGRGFGADANSVYEEGLHLPILKFATRGEVDQTLLTVIRGNVREPDQIIGDIYALATCNEVGHRRLIDMVREFALPDLTAISDFILTHSREATLARINALTPGVASGHMRIDGYATPIDLHVHLSIERDRISCDWAGTSGIDPKGINVPLVYTKAYACYALKCAIAPKIPNNAASLAPFEITAPENTIVNAPHPAPVALRHIIGHMVPDTVYAALDLLLPETVPAEGAGCLCNFQMSVRPAPGAPASARRAEVLTFNSGGSGARPALDGMNATAFPSGVMTMPVEATEQVGPVIIWRKELRPDSGGAGRQRGGLGQFMDVAARPGHEFDLQAMFDRLNHPARGRRGGGEGAPTTIERGDGTALRGKGKQFIPEGARVQMAFPGGAGYGPTNERPHTEILRDLALGYISAEAARETYGLSTAEIGETLARAAKGEMF; encoded by the coding sequence ATGACAGAGCTTTCCCAAGTCGGCCTGCAAGTCATGTGGAACCGGCTGATCTCCATCGTCGAAGAGCAAGCTCAAGCTCTTGTTCGCACAGCCTTTTCCACCTCAGTTCGCGAAGCGGGCGACCTCTCCGCCGGGGTCTACAATGCGCGCGGCGAAATGCTCGCGCAGGCCGTCACCGGCACGCCGGGCCATGTCAACGCGATGGCCGACGCGGTGCCGCATTTCATCCGCCGCATTGGACGGCAAAACATGTTCGAAGGCGATGTCTATATCACCAACGATCCATGGGAAGGCACCGGCCACCTGCATGATTTCACCGTTGTCACCCCGTCATTTCACGAAGGCCAGTTGATCGGCTTTTTCGCCTGCACCGCGCATGTCACCGATGTTGGCGGGCGCGGTTTCGGGGCCGATGCCAATTCGGTTTACGAGGAAGGCCTGCACCTGCCGATCCTGAAATTCGCGACGCGCGGCGAGGTCGATCAAACGCTGCTCACCGTCATTCGCGGCAACGTCCGCGAACCGGATCAGATCATCGGCGATATCTACGCGCTGGCCACCTGCAACGAGGTCGGTCACCGCCGCCTGATCGACATGGTGCGCGAGTTCGCCCTGCCCGATCTCACGGCGATCTCCGACTTCATCCTGACCCACTCGCGCGAGGCGACGCTGGCACGGATCAATGCGCTCACCCCCGGCGTGGCCTCCGGCCACATGCGCATCGACGGCTATGCCACCCCGATTGACCTGCATGTGCATCTCTCGATCGAGCGCGACCGCATTTCATGCGATTGGGCAGGCACCTCCGGGATTGACCCAAAAGGCATCAACGTGCCGCTGGTCTACACCAAGGCCTATGCCTGCTATGCCCTGAAATGCGCCATCGCCCCGAAAATTCCCAATAACGCAGCGTCCCTTGCCCCGTTCGAAATTACCGCGCCGGAAAATACCATCGTCAACGCGCCGCATCCTGCCCCGGTGGCGCTGCGCCACATCATAGGCCATATGGTGCCCGACACGGTCTATGCCGCTCTCGACCTGCTGCTTCCTGAAACTGTCCCCGCCGAAGGCGCGGGCTGCTTGTGCAATTTCCAGATGTCAGTGCGCCCCGCCCCCGGTGCGCCTGCCTCTGCCCGCCGGGCCGAGGTGCTTACGTTCAACTCCGGCGGGTCCGGCGCACGCCCCGCCCTTGATGGCATGAACGCCACCGCTTTCCCCTCTGGCGTGATGACGATGCCGGTGGAAGCCACCGAACAGGTCGGCCCGGTGATTATCTGGCGCAAGGAACTGCGCCCGGATTCCGGCGGGGCCGGGCGGCAGCGCGGCGGGCTGGGGCAATTCATGGACGTGGCCGCCCGCCCCGGCCACGAGTTTGATCTGCAAGCCATGTTCGACCGGCTCAACCACCCCGCCCGTGGTCGGCGTGGCGGCGGCGAAGGGGCACCCACCACAATCGAACGCGGCGACGGCACCGCCCTGCGCGGCAAAGGCAAACAGTTCATTCCCGAAGGCGCACGTGTGCAGATGGCCTTCCCCGGCGGCGCCGGTTATGGCCCAACCAACGAGCGCCCGCACACAGAGATCCTGCGTGACCTTGCGCTTGGCTACATCTCGGCAGAAGCTGCCCGCGAAACCTACGGTTTAAGCACCGCCGAGATTGGCGAAACCCTCGCGCGTGCCGCGAAAGGAGAGATGTTCTGA
- a CDS encoding metal ABC transporter permease: MTLLDDFLVRAALAGLGVAIATAPLGCFVVWRKMAYFGDATAHAALLGVALSLGFGLSVFTGVLVVALAMASTVSALSGRGQAVDTLLGVLAHSAIAFGLVAVSFLHGVRIDLMAYLFGDILAVTKSDLIVIWGGALLVLLLVWARWSALLTTTLNTDLAYASGIDPKREQLVLTLALALVVAVAIKVVGALLIAAMLIIPAAAARPLSTTPERMAVLACALGIAASLGGLALAFAFDTPTGPTIVCLAAGFFILSHTVRKAA; encoded by the coding sequence ATGACGCTGCTTGATGATTTTCTGGTGCGCGCCGCATTGGCCGGGCTTGGCGTTGCCATCGCCACGGCGCCGCTGGGCTGTTTCGTGGTCTGGCGCAAGATGGCGTATTTCGGCGATGCCACGGCCCATGCTGCCCTTCTCGGTGTGGCGCTCTCTCTCGGCTTTGGCCTGTCGGTTTTCACCGGCGTGCTTGTCGTCGCCCTTGCCATGGCCAGCACGGTCAGCGCACTTTCGGGGCGCGGACAGGCGGTTGATACGCTGCTTGGGGTGCTCGCCCATTCCGCCATTGCCTTCGGCCTTGTCGCGGTCAGTTTCCTGCATGGCGTGCGGATCGACCTTATGGCCTATCTCTTCGGAGACATCCTTGCCGTCACGAAATCCGATCTCATCGTGATCTGGGGTGGTGCCTTGCTGGTGTTGCTGCTGGTCTGGGCGCGCTGGTCGGCCCTGCTTACCACCACGCTCAACACCGATCTGGCCTACGCGTCCGGCATTGATCCCAAGCGCGAACAACTGGTCCTTACATTGGCGCTCGCGCTGGTCGTTGCGGTGGCGATAAAGGTCGTCGGAGCGCTGCTTATCGCGGCCATGCTGATTATCCCCGCCGCCGCCGCACGCCCGCTTTCGACAACCCCGGAACGTATGGCGGTGTTGGCCTGTGCACTCGGCATCGCCGCGTCACTTGGCGGGCTGGCGTTGGCCTTCGCCTTTGACACGCCCACCGGCCCCACTATTGTCTGCCTCGCCGCCGGGTTTTTCATTCTCTCACACACAGTTCGCAAGGCGGCATAG
- a CDS encoding DMT family transporter has product MSNATFSPKPASGAETSLIWRAAPTIFVLFWAGGYSFAKLGLAHIEPITMLVIRFALAALILGVLLSFMKVAWPKRAGHWAALALSGLLMQSAYFGFGYMAMKSGVNAGTMPILMALQPLLVAGASFWLAPGTGTGLRLWLGLLLGFAGVVLVVVSGDSLGPSPMTGLLFATGALIAITVVTLFEKWHSYDTHPLVGSLVQYVVGFFSLLPVAMIWETGKIDWAPELVVSLIYLVIGNSLISITLFVGLVHRGNATRISALMYLVPPLALFLAWLILGEVLAPLAFGGFLLSVAGVYLVNRATA; this is encoded by the coding sequence ATGTCGAACGCAACATTTTCGCCCAAGCCCGCCAGCGGGGCCGAGACATCCTTGATCTGGCGGGCAGCACCGACGATCTTCGTGCTGTTCTGGGCGGGCGGCTACAGCTTTGCCAAGCTTGGGCTGGCGCATATTGAGCCGATCACGATGCTGGTAATTCGCTTTGCATTGGCGGCGCTTATACTTGGCGTATTGCTGAGCTTCATGAAGGTGGCATGGCCAAAACGCGCCGGACATTGGGCGGCGCTGGCGCTGTCGGGTCTGTTGATGCAAAGCGCCTATTTCGGGTTTGGCTACATGGCGATGAAGTCCGGCGTGAACGCGGGCACGATGCCGATCCTGATGGCACTGCAACCGCTTCTGGTGGCGGGCGCCTCGTTCTGGCTTGCGCCGGGAACAGGCACTGGGCTGAGGCTTTGGCTGGGGCTGTTGCTGGGCTTTGCCGGGGTGGTGTTGGTGGTGGTTTCGGGTGACTCGCTGGGGCCGAGCCCGATGACAGGGCTTCTGTTCGCGACCGGCGCGCTTATTGCGATCACGGTGGTGACACTGTTCGAGAAATGGCACAGCTATGACACGCATCCACTGGTCGGCAGTCTTGTGCAATATGTCGTCGGGTTCTTTTCGCTTTTGCCGGTGGCAATGATCTGGGAGACCGGAAAAATAGACTGGGCGCCGGAACTTGTCGTTTCGCTAATTTACCTGGTGATTGGCAACTCGTTGATTTCAATCACCTTGTTCGTGGGGCTGGTGCATCGCGGCAATGCCACGCGCATTTCGGCGCTGATGTATCTGGTGCCGCCGCTGGCGCTGTTTCTGGCGTGGCTTATTCTGGGTGAGGTTCTGGCCCCGCTGGCCTTCGGGGGGTTCCTGCTTTCGGTTGCCGGAGTTTACCTGGTGAACCGGGCGACGGCCTGA
- a CDS encoding SDR family oxidoreductase, whose amino-acid sequence MEKSIIITGAGRGIGKASAEAFLEAGWRVGLIGRTGVALEAVAAEYERALVLECDVTDEAAVAGAFQRAMGAWGRLDVLFNNAGVSLLSATIDEIDVADWRRVIDINLTGSFICAKQAFAVMKAQTPQGGRIINNGSVSAYVPRWGSAGYTASKHGITGLTRAISLDGRPYSIACGQIDIGNALTEMAAKMVDGMPQADGETRPEPVMDVGHVAASVLHMAELPLEANVQFMTVMATNMPYIGRG is encoded by the coding sequence ATGGAAAAGAGCATCATCATCACCGGCGCAGGGCGCGGTATCGGCAAGGCGAGCGCGGAGGCGTTCTTGGAGGCCGGGTGGCGCGTTGGATTAATCGGGCGCACCGGCGTCGCGTTGGAGGCGGTTGCGGCAGAGTATGAACGGGCGCTTGTGCTGGAATGTGATGTGACCGATGAAGCGGCGGTGGCGGGCGCATTTCAGCGCGCGATGGGGGCTTGGGGACGGCTTGATGTGCTTTTCAACAATGCGGGCGTGTCGCTGCTTTCGGCAACGATTGATGAAATTGACGTGGCCGATTGGCGCCGCGTGATCGATATCAACCTGACCGGCAGTTTTATTTGTGCCAAGCAGGCGTTTGCGGTGATGAAGGCGCAGACGCCGCAAGGTGGGCGGATCATCAACAACGGGTCCGTTTCCGCCTATGTCCCGCGCTGGGGATCGGCGGGTTATACCGCCTCAAAGCACGGAATCACCGGGCTGACCCGTGCGATTTCGCTGGATGGGCGGCCATATTCGATTGCGTGCGGACAAATTGACATTGGTAATGCGCTGACTGAAATGGCGGCAAAAATGGTGGATGGGATGCCGCAGGCGGATGGGGAAACAAGACCAGAGCCGGTGATGGATGTGGGGCATGTGGCGGCGTCGGTGCTGCACATGGCAGAGTTGCCGCTTGAGGCGAACGTGCAGTTTATGACAGTGATGGCGACGAACATGCCCTATATCGGGCGCGGCTGA
- a CDS encoding fumarylacetoacetate hydrolase family protein, producing the protein MKLLRFGQAGQEKPGLLDADGVVRDLSGRVADFAGGGVSIEALETIRTIEPESLPPVPQPGRLGPCLGMVPNFYCIGLNYSRHAEEAGMAKPKEPIIFSKAASALSGPDDPVILPHGAKKGDWEVELGVVIGREAHYVAEPDALSYVAGYCTVNDVSERAFQIERSGQWIKGKSAPSFGPVGPYLVTPEEVGDPQALRLWLSLNGDVVQDSTTSDMIFGVAEIVAHMSQFMKLVPGDIIATGTPSGVGMGMKPPRFLRTGDVLELEVEGLGRQRQEIVAAR; encoded by the coding sequence ATGAAACTTTTACGATTTGGCCAAGCAGGGCAGGAAAAGCCGGGCCTGCTGGACGCGGACGGGGTGGTGCGCGATCTTTCAGGCAGGGTGGCGGATTTTGCCGGTGGTGGGGTTTCGATCGAGGCGTTGGAGACGATCCGGACGATCGAGCCGGAAAGCCTGCCGCCGGTGCCGCAACCGGGGCGGCTTGGGCCGTGTCTTGGCATGGTGCCGAATTTCTACTGTATCGGGTTGAATTATTCCCGCCACGCCGAAGAGGCGGGGATGGCCAAGCCGAAAGAACCGATCATTTTTTCCAAGGCGGCTTCGGCGCTTTCGGGTCCGGATGACCCGGTGATCCTGCCACATGGGGCGAAGAAGGGCGATTGGGAGGTCGAACTTGGCGTGGTGATCGGGCGCGAGGCGCATTATGTGGCTGAGCCTGACGCGCTGTCTTATGTGGCGGGCTATTGCACGGTCAACGACGTGAGCGAGCGAGCGTTCCAGATTGAGCGCAGCGGGCAATGGATAAAAGGCAAATCCGCGCCCAGCTTCGGCCCGGTGGGGCCGTATCTGGTGACGCCAGAGGAGGTGGGCGACCCGCAGGCGCTCAGGCTGTGGTTGTCGCTCAATGGTGACGTGGTGCAGGATTCGACGACCAGCGACATGATTTTCGGGGTGGCCGAGATTGTCGCGCATATGAGCCAGTTCATGAAGTTGGTGCCGGGCGATATCATCGCCACCGGCACGCCTTCGGGTGTCGGGATGGGGATGAAACCACCGCGTTTCCTGCGCACCGGGGACGTGCTGGAACTTGAGGTCGAAGGGCTGGGCCGCCAGCGTCAGGAGATCGTGGCGGCCCGCTGA
- a CDS encoding zinc ABC transporter substrate-binding protein — protein sequence MKNLRSVTVVGLWLSMVATWAGAEVPRVVTDIAPVQGLVARVMQGVGAPSVLLPPGASPHTYALRPSNAVTLQNAQAIFYVSGKLEPWLVDAVAPIAGQARLVELLEQPGSVRLAFRDGAVFAGGPEDHEGQVDHDEHGDEAADDHDEPHDDPHGHAHEGLDPHAWLDPENGRVWLGVIADTLAALDPENAAQYRANAAAGQAELAALEREIAAELAPLTARHFVVYHDAYHYFEVRFGLRATAAIAGSDAAAPGPRRIARIRDVIGTDGVACVFSEPQFNRGLIDSVLGGGPARVALLDPLGTEIAPGAGFYPALIGSVADRIVQCLAEK from the coding sequence ATGAAAAATCTGCGAAGCGTGACGGTTGTAGGGCTGTGGTTGAGTATGGTTGCAACTTGGGCAGGGGCGGAGGTGCCGCGCGTGGTGACAGACATTGCGCCGGTGCAGGGTCTGGTTGCACGAGTGATGCAGGGCGTCGGGGCACCGAGTGTGCTTCTACCGCCCGGCGCATCGCCGCATACGTATGCGCTGCGCCCATCAAATGCGGTGACGTTGCAGAATGCACAGGCGATTTTCTATGTCTCGGGCAAGCTCGAGCCGTGGCTTGTTGATGCGGTGGCACCGATTGCCGGGCAGGCGAGGTTGGTAGAGCTTCTTGAGCAGCCCGGGAGTGTGCGATTGGCGTTTCGCGATGGCGCGGTGTTTGCAGGAGGGCCGGAGGATCATGAAGGTCAAGTAGATCATGATGAACATGGAGATGAAGCTGCGGATGACCATGACGAACCCCATGACGATCCCCATGGCCATGCCCATGAGGGGCTTGATCCGCATGCGTGGCTCGACCCGGAAAATGGCCGGGTCTGGTTGGGCGTGATTGCCGACACGCTGGCGGCGCTTGATCCGGAAAATGCCGCGCAATATCGGGCCAACGCGGCCGCCGGGCAGGCCGAGTTGGCCGCACTGGAGCGCGAGATCGCAGCGGAACTGGCCCCGCTGACGGCGCGGCATTTTGTTGTCTATCACGACGCTTATCACTATTTTGAAGTCCGGTTCGGGTTGCGTGCGACGGCGGCGATTGCGGGGTCCGACGCCGCCGCGCCGGGGCCGCGCCGGATTGCGCGGATCAGGGATGTCATCGGGACGGATGGTGTGGCTTGTGTCTTTTCTGAGCCGCAGTTCAACCGTGGCTTGATCGACAGCGTTCTTGGCGGCGGCCCGGCGCGGGTCGCACTGCTTGATCCGCTGGGCACAGAGATCGCGCCCGGGGCCGGGTTTTACCCGGCGCTGATCGGATCGGTGGCGGACAGGATTGTGCAGTGTCTGGCTGAAAAGTAG
- a CDS encoding NAD(P)-dependent oxidoreductase gives MKKIVLTGAAGRLGSYLREPLSQLCDNLVSTDIADDIGTLYAGESYAKADLSKYDEVAAALEGADMVVHFGAIADEAPFDAILQANIIGAYNVWEAAHQHGLRRVVYASSIHAVGMHPKQDFIGTDVPHRPDTYYGLAKCFAEDLGRMYWEKRGLEAVCLRILSCAQVTSPRALGSWLSYGDLIRLVTAAIDTPTTGFTVAYGVSANDRAPVDNAKASFLGYRPQDNAEQFAAEILAAAPPADPTDPEQMRQGGPFAVVELGQSGQALMDIVDDRKET, from the coding sequence ATGAAGAAAATCGTCCTCACCGGCGCCGCTGGTCGCCTCGGCTCCTACCTGCGCGAACCGCTTTCACAGCTTTGCGACAACCTCGTTTCCACCGATATTGCCGATGATATCGGCACACTTTACGCGGGCGAATCCTATGCCAAGGCTGACCTCTCGAAATACGATGAGGTCGCCGCAGCGTTGGAAGGCGCGGACATGGTCGTTCATTTCGGCGCAATCGCCGATGAAGCCCCGTTCGATGCCATCCTGCAAGCAAACATCATCGGCGCTTACAATGTCTGGGAGGCCGCGCATCAACACGGCCTGCGCCGCGTGGTCTATGCCAGTTCAATTCACGCCGTCGGAATGCATCCGAAACAGGATTTCATCGGCACCGACGTGCCCCACCGCCCCGATACCTATTACGGCCTCGCCAAATGTTTCGCCGAAGATCTGGGCCGGATGTATTGGGAAAAACGCGGGCTGGAAGCGGTCTGCCTGCGCATCCTGTCTTGTGCACAGGTCACTTCGCCACGCGCGCTCGGCTCATGGCTCAGCTACGGTGATCTCATTCGCCTCGTCACCGCCGCCATCGACACACCGACCACCGGCTTCACCGTGGCTTACGGTGTGTCGGCCAACGACCGCGCCCCGGTGGACAATGCCAAGGCAAGCTTCCTTGGCTATCGCCCGCAGGACAACGCCGAACAATTCGCCGCCGAAATCCTCGCCGCGGCTCCGCCCGCTGATCCAACCGACCCCGAGCAGATGCGCCAAGGCGGCCCCTTCGCCGTGGTCGAGCTTGGCCAAAGCGGGCAAGCGTTGATGGATATCGTGGACGACCGCAAGGAAACCTGA
- a CDS encoding HpcH/HpaI aldolase/citrate lyase family protein codes for MTTNHFKRAIARGERQVGIWHSLRDRAITEMLGDCGFDWLLIDCEHTPNSEADVLAALQALSGSATEPVVRPTHLEVAEIKRLLDVGARNLLVPYVQSVEEAELAAAAVAYPPEGIRGVSTGSRASRYGAVATYFTRAREEICLIVQVETQTALDRLEEIAAVPGIDGIFIGPADLAASMGHPGNPKHPDVHEAILTGMARIRAAGKPAGFLSRDQELLEEVVTAGGVFIAVDTDMALLREGALGRLERCSDWKSRG; via the coding sequence ATGACGACGAACCACTTCAAACGGGCGATTGCACGCGGTGAGCGACAGGTCGGTATCTGGCATTCGCTGCGCGACCGGGCGATCACGGAGATGCTGGGCGATTGCGGGTTCGACTGGCTGTTGATTGATTGCGAACACACGCCCAATTCGGAAGCTGATGTGTTGGCGGCGTTGCAGGCGCTTTCGGGAAGTGCGACGGAGCCGGTAGTGCGCCCTACCCATCTTGAAGTGGCGGAGATCAAGCGGCTTTTGGACGTGGGCGCGCGTAATCTGTTGGTGCCCTATGTGCAGAGCGTGGAGGAGGCGGAGCTTGCGGCGGCAGCGGTGGCTTATCCGCCAGAGGGCATCAGAGGTGTCAGCACCGGCTCACGGGCGAGCCGCTATGGCGCGGTGGCCACGTATTTCACCCGCGCGCGGGAGGAAATTTGTCTTATCGTGCAGGTCGAGACACAAACCGCGCTGGACCGCTTGGAGGAGATTGCGGCGGTACCGGGGATTGATGGGATATTCATCGGGCCGGCCGATCTGGCGGCAAGCATGGGGCACCCCGGCAATCCGAAGCACCCGGATGTGCATGAGGCGATCTTAACCGGCATGGCGCGGATCAGGGCAGCGGGCAAACCGGCGGGATTTTTATCGCGCGATCAAGAGCTTCTGGAAGAAGTGGTGACGGCGGGCGGCGTGTTCATTGCGGTGGACACGGATATGGCGCTTCTCAGGGAGGGGGCGCTGGGGCGGCTGGAGCGGTGCAGTGACTGGAAATCCAGAGGCTGA
- a CDS encoding FAD-binding oxidoreductase codes for MAIRSFVTTPTRSAYDVVIIGGAIMGSASAWFLTDNPDFNGSVLVIERDPSYEACSTAHTNSCIRQQYSTELNVRISQFTAGFIKSLRSHMGGDERVPDIGIQNYGYLYLADTESFAKTLRANQKVQLAAGAETRLLNRDEIAAQYPFYALDDIVLGSINTRDEGYWDGGMLFEWFRRSARERGVEYLHGEVTGLTLSPSGDAVQSVTLASGDVISCGTLINAAGPRASLVAGMAGIALPIEPRKRFSWIFKGATPLAQELPLTIDPSGVHFRQDGPETYLAGCAPEVDPAVDPADFSMDHARWETHAWPAIAARIPHFETARVIAEWAGHYSYNTLDQNAVLGPHPEITNFLFQNGFSGHGLQQSPAMGRAISELIAYGEYRSLDMAPFSFSRIAAGKPILEKAVI; via the coding sequence ATGGCCATCCGCAGCTTCGTCACAACCCCGACGCGCAGCGCCTACGATGTGGTTATCATCGGCGGCGCGATCATGGGCTCAGCCTCTGCCTGGTTTTTGACCGACAACCCGGATTTCAACGGCTCCGTTCTGGTGATTGAGCGCGACCCATCCTATGAGGCCTGCTCAACCGCGCACACCAATTCCTGCATCCGCCAGCAATACTCCACCGAATTGAACGTGCGGATTTCGCAGTTTACCGCCGGGTTCATCAAATCGCTCCGCAGCCACATGGGCGGTGATGAGCGTGTCCCTGATATCGGTATCCAAAACTACGGCTATCTCTACCTTGCCGACACTGAAAGTTTCGCCAAGACCCTGCGCGCCAACCAGAAGGTGCAGCTTGCCGCTGGGGCAGAAACCCGCCTTCTCAACCGTGATGAGATCGCCGCCCAATATCCGTTCTATGCGCTTGACGATATCGTGCTCGGCTCGATCAACACCCGCGACGAGGGCTATTGGGATGGTGGCATGCTGTTTGAATGGTTTCGCCGCTCGGCCCGCGAACGCGGCGTCGAATATCTGCACGGCGAAGTCACCGGGCTGACCCTCAGTCCATCCGGTGACGCCGTGCAAAGCGTCACACTGGCCTCGGGCGATGTTATCTCCTGTGGCACCTTAATCAATGCCGCTGGCCCGCGTGCCTCGCTGGTCGCCGGAATGGCAGGCATCGCGCTCCCGATTGAGCCGCGCAAACGCTTTAGCTGGATTTTCAAAGGTGCCACCCCTCTGGCGCAAGAGCTTCCCCTGACCATCGACCCGTCAGGTGTCCATTTTCGGCAAGACGGCCCTGAAACCTACCTTGCAGGCTGTGCGCCCGAGGTTGACCCGGCGGTCGATCCGGCAGATTTCAGTATGGATCATGCCCGCTGGGAAACTCACGCTTGGCCCGCCATTGCCGCCCGCATCCCGCATTTTGAAACAGCGCGGGTCATCGCCGAATGGGCCGGGCATTATTCTTACAACACACTGGATCAGAACGCCGTTCTCGGCCCGCATCCAGAAATAACCAACTTCTTGTTTCAAAACGGCTTTTCCGGTCACGGTTTGCAGCAATCCCCGGCCATGGGCCGGGCCATTTCCGAACTGATCGCCTATGGCGAATATCGCAGTCTCGATATGGCCCCGTTCTCATTCTCGCGCATTGCCGCAGGCAAACCCATACTTGAAAAAGCCGTCATCTAA
- a CDS encoding transcriptional repressor: protein MDTLGFKRHDHSGCITDGVAAAARYCEAERLQFTPQRRRVLEILLEEHRALGAYEILDRLREEGLGTQPPIAYRALDFLVSHGFAHKIERLNAFIACTNMGERHAPAFLICRACSGVAEAHGDPRKGALGRVARAAGFTIERAVIEAEGLCPNCQDTAQ from the coding sequence TTGGACACTCTCGGCTTCAAACGTCACGACCATTCCGGCTGCATCACGGACGGTGTAGCGGCCGCTGCGCGCTATTGCGAAGCAGAGCGCCTGCAATTCACCCCGCAACGCCGTCGGGTGCTGGAAATCCTGCTGGAAGAGCACCGCGCGCTCGGCGCCTATGAAATCCTCGATCGCCTGCGCGAAGAAGGGCTGGGCACCCAACCCCCAATCGCCTACCGGGCGCTTGATTTTCTGGTATCGCACGGCTTTGCGCACAAGATTGAACGGCTTAACGCCTTCATCGCCTGCACCAATATGGGCGAACGCCACGCGCCAGCGTTTCTCATCTGCCGGGCCTGCTCCGGCGTTGCCGAAGCCCATGGCGACCCGCGCAAAGGCGCGCTCGGGCGGGTGGCGCGTGCGGCAGGCTTCACCATTGAACGCGCTGTGATCGAAGCCGAAGGCCTCTGTCCGAACTGTCAGGACACCGCGCAATGA